From Pseudanabaena sp. PCC 6802, one genomic window encodes:
- a CDS encoding glycosyltransferase family 4 protein, producing the protein MQVLQINQSDVSGGAAIAGYRLHQGLLDAGIDSRLLVGNMQTDSDRVALAPISPLKENLLFRASNRLLNTNLSSDDLGLNYINISGSFDIPKHPFYKNADILNFHNLHTGYFNYLSIPKLTENKPAIFTLHDMWSFTGHCAYSFDCDRWKVGCGKCPYPNTYPEVKHDSTWLEWKLKDWVFSRSNLTIVTPSRWLAEQSKASMLRRFPIHHIPNGSDMSSYQPLDSGLSRRELGLPENKKILLFGVESLKDLRKGGDLLLEALQRLPETLKSEIVLLTFGYGGEAIAASVGVPTLNLGYISSDRIKAIAYSASDLFLFPTRNDNLPLVLQESMACGTPMVSFKIGGVPELVRPDITGYLAQPEDARDFCNGIMHLLEDKEKLQQLRQNCRQIAVDEYSIERQVKRYINLYHQVLER; encoded by the coding sequence GTGCAAGTTCTACAAATCAACCAATCTGATGTTTCAGGTGGTGCCGCGATCGCAGGTTACAGGCTTCATCAAGGTTTATTGGATGCAGGTATAGATTCTCGCTTGCTAGTTGGCAATATGCAAACGGATAGCGATCGCGTTGCGTTAGCTCCTATAAGTCCTCTTAAGGAAAATCTTTTATTCCGTGCGAGCAATCGTCTCTTAAATACCAACCTCAGTAGCGACGATTTAGGTCTCAATTACATCAATATTAGTGGAAGCTTTGACATTCCCAAACATCCCTTTTACAAAAACGCGGATATTCTTAATTTTCACAATCTACATACAGGCTATTTTAACTATCTGTCAATTCCCAAACTTACGGAAAATAAGCCTGCAATATTTACCCTTCATGACATGTGGAGCTTTACTGGGCATTGTGCTTACAGTTTTGACTGCGATCGCTGGAAAGTTGGTTGTGGTAAATGCCCTTATCCCAATACCTACCCAGAAGTTAAGCATGATAGCACCTGGCTAGAATGGAAATTGAAAGATTGGGTTTTTAGTAGGTCAAATTTAACTATTGTTACTCCTAGTAGATGGCTAGCAGAACAGTCTAAAGCAAGCATGCTAAGACGTTTCCCTATTCACCACATACCTAACGGAAGCGACATGTCATCCTATCAGCCGTTAGACAGCGGCCTATCTCGGAGAGAATTAGGGCTTCCAGAGAACAAAAAAATTCTTCTTTTCGGTGTAGAAAGTCTTAAGGATTTACGTAAAGGGGGTGATTTACTCTTAGAAGCCCTGCAAAGGCTTCCAGAAACATTGAAATCAGAGATCGTGCTCCTGACGTTTGGTTATGGGGGGGAAGCAATTGCTGCTTCGGTGGGCGTACCTACTCTGAACTTAGGCTATATCAGTAGCGATCGCATCAAGGCTATTGCCTATTCGGCATCTGACTTGTTTCTCTTCCCAACTCGAAACGATAACCTCCCCCTAGTGCTACAGGAAAGCATGGCCTGCGGTACCCCAATGGTATCTTTCAAGATTGGTGGAGTTCCCGAGCTAGTTCGTCCGGATATTACCGGCTATCTGGCACAACCAGAAGATGCAAGAGATTTCTGTAATGGAATTATGCACCTGCTTGAAGACAAAGAAAAATTGCAACAACTGAGGCAGAATTGCAGGCAAATTGCTGTAGACGAATATTCTATAGAACGACAAGTCAAGAGGTATATAAACTTATATCACCAGGTTTTGGAGAGGTAA